The Methylobacterium currus genome contains a region encoding:
- a CDS encoding methyl-accepting chemotaxis protein — protein MRARLYGGFTLLAILAAVMGGFAYRQTGSLDGMFDTKAQLERAARELYTLNGLTDHFLAQSLTYRMTPNADGAAGMQSSLSEMTQLADGLAARALSDERRALYAGLRDQSNGLEAELPKLVALGTQIRENKAGVYTAGDDLTKASGVLVAQLRSGGDDAILDQAVEIERTLLLFRVMNWRFLATTDPKTRALSAATFTTAEASVGKLKALNLTPAQRRDLATVEEALHRLNRHITAAASAMLESEALYEQGLKPKAEALAAAGTQARTKLDAVLQDIATRSSDTMASTKQVQVALLALILAISAASAVLIGRSITRPISGMTRAMSRLAAGETAIEVPSQDATDEMGEMARAVEVFRQNAVARLALEADQAAQASARQRRADRVDALISAFQQRVAGSLEIVTSAASELDATARSMTQVADGTNAQAVASSAAAEETSANVQTVAAAAEEMVASLREIERQVVHSREVAGHAAHEADATNAAMASLGTAATQIGAAVTTISAIASQTNLLALNATIEAARAGEAGRGFAVVAAEVKELAGQTARATEEIGGQITAIQAATDQAGDAIRQISGTIAALNEISSAIAATVVEQTAATTEISRNANEAARGTRDVSSSVARVLSLADETGGAAAQVLAAAADLATQSLTVKQEVDGFLGEIRAA, from the coding sequence ATGCGTGCACGCTTGTACGGCGGCTTCACGCTTCTGGCGATCCTCGCGGCCGTGATGGGCGGTTTCGCCTATCGGCAGACCGGCAGCCTCGACGGGATGTTCGACACCAAGGCGCAGCTCGAGCGGGCGGCCCGCGAGCTCTACACGCTGAACGGCCTGACCGACCACTTCCTGGCGCAGAGCCTGACGTACCGGATGACGCCGAACGCGGACGGGGCCGCCGGGATGCAGTCCAGCCTGTCCGAGATGACGCAGCTCGCCGACGGGCTCGCCGCGCGGGCCCTGTCGGACGAGCGGCGCGCGCTCTATGCCGGCCTGCGCGACCAGTCGAACGGCTTGGAAGCGGAACTCCCCAAGCTGGTCGCGCTGGGCACGCAGATCCGTGAGAACAAGGCCGGCGTCTACACTGCGGGCGACGACCTGACCAAGGCCTCGGGCGTGCTCGTCGCCCAGCTCCGGTCCGGCGGCGACGACGCGATCCTCGACCAGGCGGTGGAGATCGAGCGGACCCTGCTGCTGTTTCGCGTCATGAACTGGCGCTTCCTGGCGACCACCGACCCGAAGACCCGCGCGCTCTCGGCCGCGACCTTCACCACCGCCGAGGCCTCGGTCGGAAAGCTGAAGGCGTTGAACCTGACGCCGGCGCAGCGACGGGATCTCGCCACCGTCGAGGAGGCGCTGCATCGCCTCAACCGGCACATCACGGCGGCGGCCTCCGCGATGCTCGAGAGCGAAGCCCTGTACGAGCAGGGCCTGAAGCCCAAGGCGGAGGCGCTCGCCGCTGCCGGTACGCAGGCCCGCACCAAACTGGATGCCGTGCTCCAGGACATCGCCACCCGCAGCAGCGACACGATGGCCTCGACGAAGCAGGTGCAGGTGGCGCTGCTGGCGCTGATCCTGGCGATCAGCGCCGCGTCGGCGGTGCTGATCGGGCGCAGCATCACCCGGCCGATCTCCGGCATGACCCGGGCGATGAGCCGCCTGGCCGCGGGTGAGACCGCCATCGAGGTCCCCTCGCAGGATGCGACCGACGAGATGGGCGAGATGGCCCGTGCCGTGGAGGTGTTTCGCCAGAACGCGGTGGCGCGCCTCGCGCTGGAGGCCGACCAGGCCGCACAAGCCTCCGCCCGCCAGCGCCGTGCCGACCGGGTCGACGCGCTGATCAGCGCCTTCCAGCAGCGGGTCGCCGGCTCGCTCGAGATCGTCACCTCGGCCGCCTCCGAGCTCGACGCCACCGCCCGGTCGATGACCCAGGTCGCCGACGGCACCAACGCCCAGGCGGTCGCCTCCAGCGCCGCCGCCGAGGAGACCTCGGCCAACGTCCAGACCGTCGCGGCGGCGGCCGAGGAGATGGTCGCCTCGCTGCGGGAGATCGAGCGCCAGGTCGTGCATTCCCGGGAGGTGGCCGGCCACGCCGCGCACGAGGCCGACGCCACCAACGCCGCGATGGCGAGCCTCGGCACCGCCGCGACGCAGATCGGGGCCGCCGTCACCACCATCTCGGCCATCGCCAGCCAGACCAACCTCTTGGCGCTCAATGCCACCATCGAGGCGGCCCGGGCGGGCGAGGCCGGCCGCGGCTTCGCGGTCGTCGCGGCGGAGGTGAAGGAACTGGCCGGACAGACCGCGCGGGCCACCGAGGAGATCGGCGGGCAGATCACCGCGATCCAGGCCGCCACCGATCAGGCGGGCGACGCCATCCGGCAGATCAGCGGCACGATCGCGGCGCTGAACGAGATCAGCAGCGCCATCGCGGCGACGGTGGTGGAGCAGACCGCGGCCACGACGGAAATCTCCCGCAACGCGAACGAGGCGGCGCGCGGCACCCGGGATGTCTCGTCCAGCGTCGCCCGCGTGCTGTCGCTGGCGGACGAGACCGG
- a CDS encoding YecA family protein: protein MAETDLVRELSGATYLPEAALERARAAPETIAEPVLAVLDRAADGDPEALTEPERSLLFWGIHVLASSRDTRIHAALMRLLRRDEGAVSAALGEDYPNTLAALVAGSFDGDADRLLAAIAGEVPAGLARMQLFHALALLTADGRIDREAVKAFLVRFDDERLCASDAEEVWQGWEDAISLLGFDDLVPRLKAARKDGRNAGSVVDWGTVQDTLKEARLRPKSRDRFDDLLIDYLDDLVGALDHTREGAYDHLPDLDEDGFPIPERNPYRDVGRNDPCPCGSGKKFKKCCLDKVEQGFAALPPLPPAR, encoded by the coding sequence ATGGCGGAGACCGATCTGGTCCGGGAGCTGTCGGGGGCGACCTATCTGCCGGAGGCGGCCCTGGAGCGGGCGCGGGCGGCGCCGGAGACGATCGCCGAGCCGGTCCTCGCCGTCCTCGACCGTGCCGCCGACGGTGATCCCGAGGCGCTGACCGAGCCCGAGCGGAGCCTGCTCTTCTGGGGCATCCACGTCCTGGCCTCTTCCCGCGACACCCGGATCCACGCGGCCCTGATGCGCCTCCTGCGCCGCGACGAGGGGGCGGTCTCGGCCGCGCTCGGGGAAGATTACCCGAACACCCTCGCGGCCCTCGTCGCCGGCAGCTTCGACGGCGATGCCGACCGGCTGCTCGCCGCCATCGCCGGCGAGGTCCCGGCCGGCCTCGCGCGGATGCAGCTCTTCCACGCCCTCGCGCTGCTGACCGCCGACGGGCGCATCGACCGCGAGGCGGTGAAGGCGTTCCTGGTCCGGTTCGACGACGAGCGCCTGTGCGCCTCCGACGCGGAGGAGGTCTGGCAGGGCTGGGAGGACGCGATCTCGCTTCTCGGCTTCGACGACCTCGTTCCCCGCCTCAAGGCGGCGCGCAAGGACGGCCGCAATGCCGGCAGCGTCGTCGACTGGGGCACGGTGCAGGACACCCTCAAGGAGGCGCGCCTGCGGCCGAAGAGCCGCGACCGTTTCGACGACCTGCTGATCGATTACCTCGACGACCTGGTCGGGGCGCTCGACCACACCCGCGAGGGCGCCTACGACCACCTGCCCGACCTCGACGAGGACGGCTTCCCGATCCCCGAGCGCAACCCCTACCGCGACGTGGGTCGCAACGATCCGTGCCCGTGCGGCAGCGGCAAGAAATTCAAGAAGTGCTGCCTCGACAAGGTCGAGCAAGGCTTCGCGGCCCTGCCGCCGCTGCCGCCGGCACGCTGA
- the pheT gene encoding phenylalanine--tRNA ligase subunit beta → MKFTLAWLKDHLDTDASLDLIVETLTRIGLEVERVEDKAADLSAYRIAAVLTAEQHPNADRLRVCTVETGEGAPVQVVCGAPNARAGMRTVFAPPGTYVPGKNITLSVGVIRGVESRGMLCSGAELGLSDDHDGILDLPQDAPVGQPFAAFAGLDDPVIEINLTPNRPDCTGIHGIARDLAAAGIGTLRREHLAPVRGEGPCPVTVTRDFGADDAHLCPLFGLRLVRGVKNGPSPEWMRRRLTAIGLRPINALVDITNYVTFDRGRPLHVFDAAKVKGDLTVRRARDGEEIVALDGRTYRLDDGAIVIADEAGIESIAGIMGGEHSGCDEGTTDVLIESALWDPLAIARTGRRLGIVTDARYRFERGVDPAFALPGLDLATKLVLDLCGGSPSEATVSGEVPDTDRIIDFPWTEVRRLSGLDLPRPEMKVMLESLGFHVAGSGDRAKVLSPSWRPDVEGKADLVEEIVRIAGLDRIEPKPLPRIEATVIRPVLTVMQKRTRQAKREFAARGLVEAVTWSFIAHGDATLFGGGKPELALANPIAADLSDMRPSLVPGLARAAQRNADRGYGDVALFEVGQCFASDQPEGQTTKATALRRGTARHGGAGRHWDGPARPVDAFEAKADALALLTSLGVPTGGLQVVAGGPDWLHPGRSGTLQFGPRNQVGFFGELHPRVLKALDIKGPVVVCEITLDALPLPKHRPTKMKPAASLPDFQPLTRDFAFVVSRSVAAGDILKAAQGAERTLVAGIEVFDVYEGAGIGEDQKSVAVALRLQPTDRTLTDAEIEAVSQKIVAEVTRKTGATLRG, encoded by the coding sequence ATGAAATTCACCCTCGCCTGGCTCAAGGACCATCTCGACACCGACGCTTCCCTCGACCTGATCGTCGAGACCCTGACCCGCATCGGGCTGGAGGTGGAGCGCGTCGAGGACAAGGCCGCGGATCTCTCGGCCTACCGCATCGCCGCCGTGCTCACCGCCGAGCAGCACCCCAACGCCGACCGCCTGCGGGTCTGCACCGTCGAGACCGGCGAGGGCGCGCCCGTGCAGGTGGTCTGCGGCGCGCCGAACGCGCGGGCCGGCATGAGAACTGTGTTCGCGCCTCCCGGCACCTACGTGCCGGGCAAGAACATCACCCTGTCGGTCGGGGTGATCCGCGGGGTCGAGAGCCGCGGCATGCTGTGCTCGGGCGCCGAGCTCGGCCTGTCCGACGACCATGACGGCATCCTCGACTTGCCCCAGGACGCCCCGGTCGGCCAGCCCTTTGCGGCCTTCGCCGGCCTCGACGACCCGGTGATCGAGATCAACCTGACGCCGAACCGGCCCGATTGCACCGGCATCCACGGCATCGCCCGCGACCTCGCGGCCGCCGGCATCGGCACCCTGCGGCGCGAGCATCTCGCGCCGGTGCGGGGGGAGGGGCCCTGCCCGGTCACCGTCACGCGCGACTTCGGCGCGGACGACGCGCATCTCTGCCCGCTCTTCGGCTTGCGGCTGGTGCGCGGCGTCAAGAACGGGCCCTCGCCCGAGTGGATGCGCCGACGCCTCACCGCCATCGGCCTGCGGCCGATCAATGCGCTGGTCGACATCACCAACTACGTCACCTTCGACCGCGGCCGGCCGCTCCACGTCTTCGACGCCGCCAAGGTGAAGGGCGACCTCACGGTCCGCCGCGCCCGCGACGGGGAGGAGATCGTCGCCCTCGATGGGCGCACCTACCGGCTCGACGACGGCGCGATCGTCATCGCCGACGAGGCCGGAATCGAGTCGATCGCCGGCATCATGGGTGGGGAGCATTCCGGCTGCGACGAGGGCACGACCGACGTGCTGATCGAATCGGCCCTGTGGGACCCGCTCGCCATCGCCCGCACCGGCCGGCGCCTCGGCATCGTGACGGATGCCCGCTACCGCTTCGAGCGCGGGGTCGATCCGGCCTTCGCCCTGCCGGGCCTGGATCTCGCGACCAAGCTGGTGCTCGACCTCTGCGGCGGCAGCCCGAGCGAGGCGACCGTGTCGGGCGAGGTGCCGGACACCGACCGCATCATCGACTTCCCCTGGACCGAGGTGCGCCGGCTGTCGGGCCTCGACCTGCCGCGGCCGGAGATGAAGGTGATGCTGGAATCTCTCGGCTTCCACGTCGCCGGATCGGGCGACCGGGCCAAAGTGCTGTCCCCGTCCTGGCGCCCCGACGTCGAGGGCAAGGCCGACCTCGTTGAGGAGATCGTCCGCATCGCCGGCCTCGACCGGATCGAGCCGAAGCCCCTGCCGCGGATCGAAGCGACCGTCATCCGCCCGGTCCTGACCGTGATGCAGAAGCGCACCCGGCAGGCCAAGCGCGAATTCGCCGCCCGCGGCCTCGTCGAGGCGGTGACCTGGTCGTTCATCGCCCATGGCGATGCGACCCTGTTCGGCGGCGGCAAGCCGGAGCTGGCGCTCGCCAACCCGATCGCCGCCGACCTCTCGGACATGCGCCCGAGCCTGGTGCCGGGCCTCGCCCGCGCCGCGCAGCGCAACGCCGACCGCGGCTACGGCGACGTCGCGCTGTTCGAGGTCGGGCAGTGTTTCGCCTCCGACCAGCCCGAGGGCCAGACCACCAAGGCGACGGCGCTCCGCCGCGGCACCGCCCGCCATGGCGGCGCCGGCCGGCACTGGGACGGCCCGGCCCGGCCCGTCGACGCCTTCGAGGCCAAGGCCGACGCGCTGGCGCTCCTGACCTCCCTCGGGGTGCCGACCGGCGGCCTCCAGGTCGTGGCCGGCGGGCCGGACTGGCTGCATCCCGGCCGCTCCGGCACGCTCCAGTTCGGGCCGCGCAACCAGGTCGGATTCTTCGGCGAGCTGCACCCGCGGGTGCTGAAGGCCCTCGACATCAAGGGCCCGGTGGTGGTCTGCGAGATCACCCTCGACGCCCTGCCGCTCCCGAAGCACCGGCCGACCAAGATGAAGCCGGCGGCGAGCCTGCCCGACTTCCAGCCGCTCACCCGCGATTTCGCCTTCGTGGTCTCCCGCAGCGTGGCGGCGGGCGACATCCTGAAGGCGGCTCAAGGCGCCGAGCGCACCCTCGTCGCCGGCATCGAGGTGTTCGACGTCTACGAGGGCGCCGGCATCGGCGAGGACCAGAAGTCCGTCGCCGTGGCCTTGCGGCTCCAGCCGACCGACCGCACCCTCACCGATGCCGAGATCGAGGCGGTGAGCCAGAAGATCGTCGCCGAGGTGACGCGCAAGACCGGCGCGACCCTGCGGGGCTGA
- the pheS gene encoding phenylalanine--tRNA ligase subunit alpha: protein MTDLTSLETDLLAKVADAADEAALDGVRVAALGKKGAVSELLKTLGGMSPEARKEQGPLINGLRDRVQGAIQSRRDTLAEAALTARLAAERIDVTLPVREGPETRGRIHPITQVMDEITAIFGDMGFSIAEGPDVETDELNFTALNFPEGHPAREMHDTFFLRPDRDGKRKLLRTHTSPVQVRTMRSVQPPIRVICPGRTYRHDSDQTHTPMFHQVEGLVIDRQANISHLKWILEEFCKAFFEVDSVKMRFRPSFFPFTEPSAEVDIQCSRKGGEIRFGEGDDWLEILGCGMVHPNVLRNCGLDPDSVQGFAWGMGIDRIAMLKYGMPDLRPFFEADVRWLEHYGFRPLDIPSLVGGLTG from the coding sequence ATGACCGATCTCACCAGCCTCGAAACCGATCTCCTCGCCAAGGTCGCCGACGCCGCCGACGAGGCGGCGCTCGACGGCGTGCGCGTCGCGGCCCTCGGCAAGAAGGGCGCCGTCTCCGAGCTGCTGAAGACCTTAGGCGGCATGAGCCCTGAGGCGCGCAAGGAGCAGGGCCCGCTGATCAACGGCCTGCGCGACCGGGTCCAGGGCGCGATCCAGTCGCGGCGCGACACCCTCGCCGAGGCCGCGCTGACGGCGCGTCTCGCCGCCGAGCGCATCGACGTGACCCTGCCGGTGCGCGAGGGCCCCGAGACCCGCGGCCGCATCCATCCGATCACCCAGGTGATGGACGAGATCACGGCGATCTTCGGCGATATGGGCTTCTCGATCGCCGAAGGCCCGGACGTCGAGACCGACGAGCTGAACTTCACCGCGCTCAACTTCCCCGAGGGCCATCCGGCCCGGGAGATGCACGACACCTTCTTCCTGCGGCCCGACCGGGACGGGAAGCGCAAGCTCCTGCGCACCCACACCTCGCCGGTGCAGGTCCGCACCATGCGCAGCGTGCAGCCGCCGATCCGGGTGATCTGCCCCGGCCGCACCTACCGGCACGATTCCGACCAGACCCACACCCCGATGTTCCACCAGGTCGAGGGCCTGGTGATCGACCGCCAGGCGAACATCAGCCACCTGAAGTGGATCCTGGAGGAATTCTGCAAGGCATTCTTCGAGGTCGACAGCGTCAAGATGCGCTTCCGGCCGTCGTTCTTCCCCTTCACCGAGCCCTCGGCCGAGGTCGACATCCAGTGCTCGCGCAAAGGGGGCGAGATCCGCTTCGGCGAGGGCGACGACTGGCTCGAGATCCTCGGCTGCGGCATGGTCCATCCGAACGTGCTGCGGAACTGCGGTCTCGACCCTGACAGTGTGCAGGGCTTCGCCTGGGGGATGGGCATCGACCGGATCGCGATGCTCAAATACGGCATGCCGGACCTGCGCCCGTTCTTCGAGGCCGACGTGCGCTGGCTCGAGCATTACGGCTTCCGGCCCCTCGACATCCCGAGCCTGGTCGGCGGCCTGACTGGCTGA
- the rplT gene encoding 50S ribosomal protein L20 yields the protein MARVKRGVTSHAKHKKVFKAAKGYYGRRKNTIRIAKQAVEKGMQYAYRDRKNKKRNFRALWIQRINAAVRPHGLTYSRFIDGLAKAGVQVDRKALSELAIHEPAAFVAVVEKAKSALPAELVKAA from the coding sequence ATGGCCCGCGTCAAACGCGGCGTGACCAGCCACGCCAAGCACAAGAAGGTTTTCAAGGCCGCCAAGGGCTATTACGGCCGGCGCAAGAACACGATCCGGATCGCCAAGCAGGCGGTCGAAAAGGGCATGCAATATGCCTACCGCGATCGTAAGAACAAGAAGCGCAACTTCCGCGCCCTGTGGATCCAGCGCATCAACGCTGCGGTCCGCCCGCACGGCCTGACCTATTCGCGCTTCATCGACGGCCTGGCCAAGGCCGGCGTCCAGGTCGACCGCAAGGCCCTGTCGGAGCTCGCCATCCACGAGCCGGCGGCCTTCGTCGCCGTGGTCGAGAAGGCCAAGTCGGCCCTGCCGGCCGAGCTCGTCAAGGCGGCGTAA
- the rpmI gene encoding 50S ribosomal protein L35, with the protein MPKLKTKSGAKKRFKITGTGKVMYAQAGKRHGMIKRTTKQIRNLRGTTTLFEGDAANVKKYFLPNAR; encoded by the coding sequence ATGCCCAAGCTGAAGACCAAGTCGGGCGCCAAGAAGCGCTTCAAGATCACCGGGACCGGCAAGGTCATGTACGCCCAGGCCGGCAAGCGCCACGGCATGATCAAGCGGACCACGAAGCAGATCCGCAACCTGCGCGGCACGACCACCCTGTTCGAGGGCGATGCCGCCAACGTGAAGAAGTACTTCCTGCCGAACGCCCGGTAA
- a CDS encoding glycosyltransferase family 4 protein: MRIAQVAPLAEAVPPKFYGGTERVVSWLTEELVRQGHDVTLFASGDSETSAKLVACCPEGLRLAGIRDHVASHLAMLYHLRRRADEFDVIHFHIDLLQYPLFEDLNHKCVTTLHGRLDVPDFMPVYRTFTGMPLVSISDHQRGPMPENANWLQTIHHGLPAENCRFSAKPKDGGYLAFLGRISPEKRPDRAIEIAKASGVKLKIAAKVDKADQEYWDEVIEPMTHHPLVEYIGEINEDQKHEFLGNALALAFPIDWPEPFGLVMIEAMSAGTPVIAWRNGSVPEVIKDGVSGVVVDSMDEAIAAVETCKAMSREGVRRYFETRFTASVMARSYVAAYESLLAGDLDAIKIPGLTIGAPSALNGVANGASVRPTLRAI; this comes from the coding sequence GTGCGCATTGCCCAGGTAGCCCCTCTCGCGGAAGCCGTTCCGCCGAAGTTCTACGGCGGCACCGAGCGTGTCGTCTCCTGGCTCACCGAGGAGCTGGTCCGGCAGGGCCATGACGTGACGCTGTTCGCGAGCGGCGACTCGGAGACGAGCGCCAAGCTGGTCGCCTGCTGCCCCGAGGGCCTGCGGCTCGCCGGCATCCGCGATCACGTCGCCAGTCACCTTGCCATGCTGTATCACCTGCGTCGGCGGGCGGACGAGTTCGACGTCATCCACTTCCACATCGACCTCCTGCAGTACCCGCTGTTCGAGGATCTGAACCACAAATGCGTCACCACCCTGCACGGGCGGCTCGACGTGCCTGACTTCATGCCGGTCTACCGCACCTTCACGGGCATGCCCCTGGTGTCGATCTCCGACCACCAGCGCGGGCCGATGCCCGAGAATGCCAACTGGCTCCAGACCATCCACCACGGCCTGCCGGCGGAGAATTGCCGCTTCTCGGCCAAGCCGAAGGACGGCGGCTATCTCGCCTTCCTCGGCCGCATCTCGCCCGAGAAGCGCCCCGACCGCGCGATCGAGATCGCCAAGGCCTCCGGCGTGAAGCTGAAGATCGCCGCCAAGGTCGACAAGGCGGACCAGGAATACTGGGACGAGGTCATCGAGCCGATGACCCATCATCCGCTGGTCGAGTATATCGGCGAGATCAACGAGGACCAGAAGCACGAATTCCTCGGCAACGCCCTGGCGCTGGCCTTCCCGATCGACTGGCCGGAGCCCTTCGGCCTGGTGATGATCGAGGCGATGTCGGCCGGCACCCCGGTGATCGCGTGGCGCAACGGCTCCGTGCCGGAGGTCATCAAGGACGGCGTGTCGGGCGTGGTGGTCGACTCGATGGACGAGGCGATCGCCGCGGTCGAGACCTGCAAGGCGATGAGCCGCGAGGGCGTGCGCCGCTACTTCGAGACCCGCTTCACCGCGAGCGTCATGGCCCGCTCCTACGTCGCCGCCTACGAGTCGCTGCTCGCCGGCGACCTCGACGCGATCAAGATCCCGGGCCTTACCATCGGCGCCCCCTCCGCCCTCAACGGGGTCGCCAACGGCGCCTCCGTGCGTCCGACGCTCCGGGCGATCTGA
- a CDS encoding amylo-alpha-1,6-glucosidase has protein sequence MVATAPDDETLPQYHIEAQTSLVERQLRSLKHGDAFAVLDSYGDIGVFPGPEGLYFQDTRFLSRLELTVEGQRPMLLGSVVQDDNGALSVDLTTPDIRLDAGDETSIPREIIALERTKFLFRGTCYDRIGLRNYDTKPRHLRVALSFDADFRDLFEVRGSDRAHRGKRRVEVTAENEVTYRYDGLDGRLRTTRLRFGPKPVRLEAHRAEFEVRLKPGDRASIFVRAICDTVDHGRDGAAVVGSALPFTHAAYPSPRREDGHPKGEGMTFALAYRDARRDLRKATANITTIESSNDQFNEAACRATADLYMLLSRTPNGVYPYAGIPWYSTVFGRDGIITAMMTLWIDPEIAKGVLRHLAATQATTVDPAADAQPGKVLHETRNGEMAILGEVPFRLYYGTIDATPLFVMLAGQYYEQTGDLATIAAIWPNILAALTWIDEYGDRDKDGFVEYARETEKGLANQGWKDSHDSIFHADGRMAQGPIALCEVQGYVYAAKKGAAKLAALMGDDILSERLKGEAERLRKAFDEAFYLPELGTYALALDGEKRPCAVRSSNAGHALFTGIAYPERASSVAAVLMSKDGFNGWGVRTIAVGEARYNPMSYHNGSIWPHDNAMIALGLARYGLKAEAARVFEGQHGASLYQEGRRLPELFCGFIQRKQRGPTNYPVACSPQAWAAAAPFAFLAACLGLELRHDRNRIRFRDPILPAFLDDVLIRNLKLGDSRVDLLIHRHGSDVTVNVVRRTGHAQVVLLK, from the coding sequence ATGGTTGCGACCGCCCCCGACGACGAGACGCTGCCGCAATACCACATCGAGGCGCAGACCTCGCTGGTCGAGCGCCAGCTGCGCTCGCTCAAGCACGGCGACGCCTTCGCGGTGCTCGACAGCTACGGCGATATCGGCGTCTTCCCGGGGCCCGAAGGCCTGTATTTCCAGGACACGCGCTTCCTGTCGCGCCTCGAGCTGACCGTCGAGGGCCAGCGGCCGATGCTGCTCGGCTCGGTGGTGCAGGACGACAATGGCGCCCTCTCGGTCGACCTGACGACGCCGGACATCCGGCTCGACGCCGGCGACGAGACCAGCATCCCGCGCGAGATCATCGCCCTGGAGCGGACCAAGTTTCTCTTCCGCGGCACCTGCTACGACCGCATCGGCCTGCGCAACTACGACACCAAGCCGCGCCACCTGCGCGTCGCGCTGTCCTTCGATGCCGATTTCCGCGACCTGTTCGAGGTGCGCGGCAGCGACCGGGCCCATCGGGGCAAGCGCCGCGTCGAGGTGACGGCCGAGAACGAGGTGACCTACCGCTATGACGGGCTCGACGGGCGCCTGCGCACCACCCGCCTGCGCTTCGGCCCCAAGCCCGTGCGGCTCGAGGCGCACCGGGCCGAGTTCGAGGTCCGTCTCAAGCCCGGCGACCGCGCCTCGATCTTCGTGCGGGCGATCTGCGACACGGTCGATCACGGCCGCGACGGTGCGGCGGTGGTCGGCAGCGCCCTGCCCTTCACGCACGCAGCCTATCCGAGCCCGCGCCGGGAGGACGGCCACCCGAAGGGCGAGGGCATGACCTTCGCGCTCGCCTATCGCGACGCACGCCGCGACCTGCGCAAGGCCACCGCCAACATCACCACCATCGAGAGCTCGAACGACCAGTTCAACGAGGCCGCCTGCCGGGCGACGGCCGACCTCTACATGCTGCTCAGCCGCACGCCGAACGGCGTCTACCCCTATGCGGGCATCCCCTGGTACAGCACGGTGTTCGGCCGCGACGGCATCATCACCGCCATGATGACGCTGTGGATCGATCCGGAGATCGCCAAGGGCGTGCTGCGCCACCTCGCGGCGACGCAGGCGACCACGGTCGATCCCGCTGCCGACGCCCAGCCCGGCAAGGTCCTGCACGAGACCCGCAACGGCGAGATGGCGATCCTCGGCGAGGTGCCGTTCCGCCTCTATTACGGCACGATCGACGCCACGCCGCTCTTCGTGATGCTGGCCGGGCAGTATTACGAGCAGACCGGCGATCTCGCGACCATCGCGGCGATCTGGCCCAACATCCTGGCGGCGCTCACCTGGATCGACGAGTACGGCGACCGGGACAAGGACGGCTTCGTCGAATACGCCCGCGAGACCGAGAAGGGCCTGGCCAACCAGGGCTGGAAGGACAGCCACGACTCGATCTTCCACGCCGACGGCCGCATGGCGCAGGGGCCGATCGCGCTCTGCGAGGTCCAGGGATATGTCTACGCCGCCAAGAAGGGCGCCGCGAAGCTCGCCGCCCTCATGGGCGACGATATCCTCTCCGAGCGCCTGAAGGGCGAGGCCGAGCGGCTGCGCAAGGCCTTCGACGAGGCCTTCTACCTTCCCGAGCTCGGCACCTACGCCCTCGCGCTCGACGGCGAGAAGCGCCCTTGCGCCGTGCGCTCGTCGAATGCGGGGCATGCCCTGTTCACCGGCATCGCCTATCCGGAGCGGGCGTCGAGCGTCGCCGCGGTGCTGATGTCGAAGGACGGGTTCAACGGCTGGGGCGTGCGGACCATCGCGGTCGGCGAGGCGCGCTACAACCCGATGTCGTACCACAACGGCTCGATCTGGCCGCACGACAACGCGATGATCGCCCTCGGACTCGCCCGCTACGGCCTGAAGGCGGAGGCCGCCCGGGTGTTCGAGGGCCAGCACGGCGCCTCGCTCTACCAGGAGGGGCGGCGGCTGCCGGAGTTGTTCTGCGGCTTCATCCAGCGCAAGCAGCGCGGGCCGACCAACTATCCGGTGGCGTGCAGCCCGCAGGCCTGGGCGGCGGCGGCGCCCTTCGCGTTCCTGGCCGCCTGCCTCGGGCTGGAGCTGCGCCACGACCGCAACCGGATCCGCTTCCGCGATCCGATCCTGCCGGCCTTCCTCGACGACGTGCTGATCCGCAACCTGAAGCTCGGCGACAGCCGCGTCGACCTGCTGATCCATCGCCACGGCAGCGACGTGACCGTCAACGTGGTGCGCCGGACCGGCCACGCGCAGGTGGTCCTGCTGAAGTGA
- the infC gene encoding translation initiation factor IF-3 gives MPAPQKDGPRANRDIRGVREVQLIDDTGQNRGVMGFFEALQVAEEAGLDLVEIAPNSVPPVCKLLDYGRFRFNEQKKQAEARKRQKTVEVKEIKLRPGIDKHDYEVKMKAVQRFFEEGDKVKVTLRFRGREMAHQDLGLRLLERVKAETQEVAKVESEPQLEGRQMIMILAPR, from the coding sequence ATGCCGGCCCCGCAGAAAGACGGGCCGCGCGCCAACCGGGACATCCGCGGCGTCCGCGAGGTGCAGCTCATCGACGATACCGGTCAGAACCGCGGTGTCATGGGCTTCTTCGAGGCGTTGCAGGTCGCCGAAGAGGCGGGCCTCGACCTCGTCGAGATCGCGCCGAACTCCGTGCCTCCGGTCTGCAAGCTTCTCGACTACGGCCGCTTCCGCTTCAACGAGCAGAAGAAGCAGGCCGAGGCGCGCAAGCGGCAGAAGACCGTCGAGGTCAAGGAGATCAAGCTCCGGCCCGGCATCGACAAGCACGACTACGAAGTCAAGATGAAGGCCGTGCAGCGGTTCTTCGAGGAAGGCGACAAGGTCAAGGTGACGCTCCGGTTCCGCGGCCGCGAGATGGCGCACCAGGACCTGGGTCTGCGCCTGCTCGAGCGCGTGAAGGCCGAGACGCAAGAGGTCGCCAAGGTGGAGAGCGAGCCGCAGCTCGAAGGCCGCCAGATGATCATGATCCTGGCGCCGCGCTAA